In one window of Rhodopseudomonas palustris HaA2 DNA:
- a CDS encoding DUF4403 family protein has translation MRFKTILIALAIIALSFGVTLKAFDWLSPRAVSPLTLQALPPLPAIRQSSVVVPVSVPLTAIRDLVDRSAPRNFSGRADNPMPQLVQNADISWTVARGAVATKGAPEQVTVTAPLIGTLSARGSLSSSAQNQVGDTLGKLFGDKVAKQVGVNIKSFNASGEIKGMIAITARPKVLPDWHVDPNLTAQVILSDSNVAIGGARINVPAQVKPVIDKAVNDQIAQLQRTIRDDGALERSARREWARICRSIPLQGAGVPNGFWLELRPTKALAAQPQIDGATVALTLGIVADSRITTAPTKPECPFPAQLEMVAPDSTGVKVAVPIDIPFKELDRVIEPQFVGRTFPENGGAAAITVKRVNVAASGDRLLISMLVDAKGQKSLFSFGGEATLHIWGRPVLNQEDQTLRLSDMQLAVESEAAFGLLGEAARAAVPYLQKAIAERAVIDLKPESLNVQRRIGAVIAAYQRNEDGLRISSEISSLRLTDVAFDSTMLRVTAEANGILEVTITKLKAP, from the coding sequence ATGCGTTTCAAGACCATCCTGATCGCATTGGCGATCATAGCACTCTCGTTCGGTGTCACGCTGAAGGCGTTCGACTGGCTGTCGCCGCGCGCCGTCAGCCCGCTGACGCTGCAGGCCCTGCCGCCGCTGCCGGCGATCCGACAGTCCTCGGTCGTCGTGCCCGTGAGCGTGCCGCTGACCGCGATCCGCGATCTGGTCGACCGGAGCGCGCCGCGCAATTTTTCCGGCAGGGCCGACAATCCGATGCCGCAGCTCGTGCAGAACGCCGATATCAGCTGGACGGTGGCGCGCGGCGCCGTCGCGACCAAGGGCGCACCCGAGCAGGTCACCGTCACCGCCCCGCTGATCGGCACCCTCTCCGCCCGGGGCTCGCTCTCGAGCAGCGCCCAGAACCAGGTCGGTGATACGCTCGGCAAATTGTTCGGCGACAAGGTCGCCAAGCAGGTCGGCGTCAACATCAAGTCGTTCAACGCCAGCGGCGAGATCAAGGGCATGATCGCGATCACCGCCCGTCCGAAAGTGCTGCCGGACTGGCACGTCGACCCGAACCTCACCGCACAGGTGATCCTGTCCGACTCCAATGTCGCGATCGGCGGCGCGCGCATCAACGTGCCGGCGCAGGTCAAGCCGGTGATCGACAAGGCCGTCAACGACCAGATCGCCCAGTTGCAACGGACCATCCGCGACGACGGCGCGCTGGAGCGCAGCGCGCGGCGCGAATGGGCGCGGATCTGCCGCTCGATTCCGCTGCAAGGCGCCGGCGTGCCGAACGGCTTCTGGCTCGAACTGCGTCCGACCAAGGCGCTGGCCGCGCAGCCGCAGATCGACGGCGCGACGGTGGCGCTGACGCTCGGGATCGTCGCCGACAGCCGTATCACCACGGCGCCGACCAAGCCGGAATGTCCGTTTCCCGCGCAGCTCGAAATGGTCGCGCCCGACAGCACCGGCGTCAAAGTCGCGGTGCCGATCGATATTCCGTTCAAGGAGCTCGATCGCGTCATCGAGCCGCAATTCGTCGGCCGCACCTTTCCTGAAAACGGTGGGGCCGCCGCGATCACGGTGAAGCGCGTCAATGTCGCCGCCAGCGGCGACCGGCTGCTGATCTCGATGCTGGTGGATGCCAAAGGCCAGAAGAGTCTGTTCAGCTTCGGCGGCGAAGCCACGCTGCACATCTGGGGGCGGCCGGTCCTGAACCAGGAGGATCAGACGCTGCGGCTGTCCGACATGCAGCTCGCGGTGGAATCCGAGGCGGCGTTCGGCCTGCTCGGCGAGGCGGCGCGCGCCGCCGTGCCCTATCTGCAGAAGGCGATCGCCGAACGGGCGGTGATCGATCTCAAGCCGGAATCGCTCAACGTGCAGCGCCGGATCGGCGCGGTGATCGCG
- a CDS encoding L,D-transpeptidase, with amino-acid sequence MTHFQLIRRTAAIAAFAIGAVALTGAAQAAQPLPFPFLPLLPQPAALQPAALAPQVQAVPQDEDDDASAAEMPARLKRQIVSYATREAPGTIVIDTPNTYLYYVLGGGRAIRYGIGVGRDGFTWSGVQSITRKAEWPDWTPPPEMIARQPYLPRHMAGGPGNPLGARAMYLGGTIYRIHGTNAPSTIGTHVSSGCIRLTNDDVTDLYGRVNVGAKVIVLPDNRRADNSSGRRG; translated from the coding sequence ATGACCCATTTCCAGCTGATCCGCCGCACTGCCGCGATCGCTGCATTCGCGATCGGGGCCGTCGCCCTGACCGGAGCGGCCCAGGCCGCCCAGCCGCTGCCCTTCCCGTTCCTGCCGCTGCTGCCGCAGCCGGCCGCGCTGCAGCCGGCGGCGCTGGCGCCGCAGGTCCAGGCCGTGCCGCAGGACGAGGACGACGACGCGTCCGCCGCCGAAATGCCGGCGCGTCTGAAGCGCCAGATCGTCAGCTACGCCACCCGCGAGGCGCCGGGCACGATCGTGATCGATACTCCGAACACTTATCTCTACTACGTGCTCGGCGGCGGCCGCGCGATCCGCTACGGCATCGGCGTCGGCCGCGACGGCTTCACCTGGTCGGGCGTGCAGTCGATCACCCGCAAGGCGGAGTGGCCGGACTGGACCCCGCCGCCGGAGATGATCGCCCGCCAGCCCTATCTGCCGCGCCACATGGCCGGCGGCCCCGGCAATCCGCTCGGCGCCCGCGCGATGTATCTCGGCGGCACGATCTATCGCATCCACGGCACCAACGCGCCGTCGACGATCGGCACCCACGTCTCGTCCGGCTGCATCCGGCTCACCAATGACGACGTCACCGACCTGTATGGCCGGGTCAATGTCGGCGCCAAGGTGATCGTGCTGCCCGACAACCGCCGCGCCGACAATTCAAGCGGCCGCCGCGGTTAG
- a CDS encoding tryptophanase yields the protein MATVKFYGNETVPLEMHKVRIVQKLSLPPVERRLEKITEAGNNTFLLKNDDVFLDMLTDSGVNAMSDRQQAAMLVADDSYAGSATYTRLEDKLRDIFGMHYFLPTHQGRACEHILAKVFVSPGKVVPMNYHFTTTKAHITLQGGSVEELVTDAGLEVVSVNPFKGNMDIAKLRAVIGQHGAGNIAFVRMESGTNLIGGQPFSLANLAEVSNVCKEHGVPLVLDASLLADNLYFNKTREDHCKAMSIREITRRTADLCDIIYFSARKLGCARGGGICIRDRALFEKMRPLVPLYEGFLTYGGMSVREMEALTVGLEETMDEEMINQGPMFIGYMVEQLQERGVPVITPAGGLGCHIDAKRFVDHIPQSQYPAGALASALYIASGIRGMERGTLSEQREPDGSEIFANMELVRLALPRRVFTLSQVKYAVDRIAWLYDNRHLIGGLTFVEEPEVLRFFYGLLEPVSDWQNKLVAKFREDFGDSL from the coding sequence ATGGCGACGGTGAAGTTCTACGGCAACGAGACGGTGCCGCTCGAGATGCACAAGGTGCGGATCGTGCAGAAGCTCAGCCTGCCGCCGGTCGAACGCCGCCTCGAGAAGATCACCGAGGCCGGCAACAACACCTTCCTGCTGAAGAACGACGACGTCTTTCTCGACATGCTGACCGACTCGGGCGTCAACGCCATGAGCGACCGCCAGCAGGCGGCGATGCTGGTCGCCGACGACAGCTACGCCGGCAGCGCCACCTACACCCGGCTCGAGGACAAGCTGCGCGACATCTTCGGCATGCACTACTTCCTGCCGACGCATCAGGGCCGCGCCTGCGAGCACATCCTCGCCAAGGTGTTCGTCTCGCCCGGCAAGGTGGTGCCGATGAACTATCACTTCACCACCACCAAGGCGCATATCACGCTGCAGGGCGGCTCGGTCGAGGAACTGGTGACGGACGCCGGCCTCGAAGTGGTCAGCGTCAATCCGTTCAAGGGCAACATGGACATCGCCAAGCTGCGCGCGGTGATCGGCCAGCACGGCGCTGGCAACATCGCGTTCGTGCGGATGGAGAGCGGCACCAATCTGATCGGCGGCCAGCCGTTCTCGCTCGCCAACCTCGCCGAGGTCAGCAACGTCTGCAAGGAGCACGGCGTGCCGCTGGTGCTCGACGCCAGCCTGCTCGCGGACAATCTGTATTTCAACAAGACCCGCGAGGATCACTGCAAGGCGATGTCGATCCGCGAGATCACCCGCCGCACCGCCGACCTGTGCGACATCATCTACTTCTCGGCGCGCAAACTCGGCTGCGCCCGCGGCGGCGGCATCTGCATCCGCGACCGCGCGCTGTTCGAGAAGATGCGGCCGCTGGTGCCGCTGTACGAGGGCTTCCTCACTTACGGCGGCATGTCGGTACGTGAAATGGAAGCGCTCACCGTCGGTCTGGAAGAGACCATGGACGAGGAGATGATCAATCAGGGGCCGATGTTCATCGGCTACATGGTCGAACAATTGCAGGAGCGCGGCGTGCCGGTGATCACGCCGGCCGGTGGGCTCGGCTGCCACATCGACGCCAAGCGCTTCGTCGACCACATTCCGCAATCGCAATATCCGGCCGGGGCGCTGGCCTCGGCGCTGTACATCGCCTCGGGCATTCGCGGCATGGAGCGCGGCACGCTGTCGGAACAGCGCGAGCCCGACGGCAGCGAGATTTTCGCCAATATGGAGCTGGTGCGGCTGGCGCTGCCGCGCCGCGTATTCACGCTGTCGCAGGTCAAATACGCGGTCGACCGCATCGCCTGGCTGTACGACAATCGCCACCTGATCGGCGGGCTCACCTTCGTCGAGGAGCCGGAGGTGCTGCGGTTCTTCTACGGCCTGCTCGAGCCGGTGTCGGACTGGCAGAACAAGCTCGTCGCCAAATTCCGCGAGGATTTCGGCGACAGCCTGTAA
- a CDS encoding DUF3606 domain-containing protein, whose protein sequence is MAAKKTTTTKTARGRKQDRARVAGGQKHEVSYEAKKTGRSATAVKKAVKKVGNARKKVEKRLAKKG, encoded by the coding sequence ATGGCTGCGAAGAAGACCACCACGACCAAGACGGCGCGCGGGCGGAAACAGGATCGGGCCAGAGTCGCCGGCGGCCAGAAGCACGAAGTGAGTTACGAGGCCAAGAAGACCGGCCGCTCCGCCACCGCAGTGAAGAAGGCGGTCAAGAAAGTCGGCAACGCCCGCAAGAAAGTGGAGAAGCGATTGGCGAAGAAGGGTTGA
- a CDS encoding arsenite methyltransferase produces MSTTEITEIVREKYAAAATRAGSCCGAPALDHVSPITSNLYDAAQAEGLPAEAMLASLGCGNPTALAELKPGETVLDLGSGGGIDVLLSARRVGPTGKAYGLDMTDEMLALARDNQRKAGADNVEFLKGQIEAIPLPDNSVDVIISNCVINLSGDKDRVLREAFRVLKPGGRFAVSDVVTRGEIPEQLRSDVLLWVGCLAGALDEADYTAKLAAVGFRDVSIEPTRIYKVDDARDFLEGRGLDVDAIAPQIDGKFFSGFVRATKPGATAGGCCSSS; encoded by the coding sequence ATGTCGACCACCGAGATCACCGAAATCGTCCGTGAGAAATACGCCGCGGCCGCCACCCGCGCCGGATCGTGCTGCGGCGCCCCTGCCCTCGACCATGTCAGCCCGATCACCAGCAATCTCTACGACGCCGCGCAGGCCGAGGGGCTGCCCGCCGAAGCCATGCTGGCCTCGCTCGGCTGCGGCAATCCGACCGCGCTGGCCGAGCTGAAGCCCGGCGAGACGGTGCTCGATCTCGGCTCCGGCGGCGGCATCGACGTGCTGCTGTCGGCGCGCCGGGTCGGCCCCACCGGCAAGGCCTACGGCCTCGACATGACCGACGAGATGCTGGCGCTGGCGCGCGACAATCAGCGCAAGGCCGGCGCCGATAACGTCGAATTCCTCAAGGGCCAGATCGAGGCGATCCCGCTGCCGGACAATTCGGTCGACGTCATCATCTCGAACTGCGTCATCAACCTGTCGGGCGACAAGGACCGTGTGCTGCGCGAAGCCTTCCGCGTGCTCAAGCCCGGCGGCCGTTTCGCCGTCTCCGACGTGGTGACGCGCGGCGAGATTCCCGAACAGTTGCGTAGCGACGTGCTGCTGTGGGTCGGCTGCCTCGCCGGCGCGCTGGACGAGGCCGACTACACCGCGAAGCTCGCGGCCGTCGGCTTCCGCGACGTGTCGATCGAGCCGACCCGGATCTACAAGGTGGACGACGCCCGCGACTTCCTCGAAGGCCGCGGCCTCGACGTCGACGCGATCGCGCCGCAGATCGACGGCAAATTCTTCAGCGGCTTCGTCCGCGCCACCAAGCCGGGGGCGACTGCCGGCGGCTGCTGTTCCAGTTCGTGA
- a CDS encoding ArsR/SmtB family transcription factor, giving the protein MKIDDVAAKFEALGNPTRLKIYRALVRAGEAGTPVGRLQERLKIAPSTLSHHLKTLVAAGLIRQVRDATTLNCHANYDVMRGLLDFMVAECCADATVPKDTKSAA; this is encoded by the coding sequence ATGAAGATCGACGACGTCGCCGCCAAATTCGAGGCGCTGGGCAATCCGACCCGGCTCAAGATCTACCGGGCGCTGGTGCGCGCCGGCGAGGCCGGCACGCCGGTCGGCCGGCTGCAGGAGCGGCTGAAGATCGCGCCCTCGACGCTGTCGCATCATCTCAAGACGCTGGTCGCGGCCGGACTGATCCGCCAGGTCCGCGACGCGACCACGCTGAACTGCCACGCCAATTACGACGTCATGCGCGGCCTGCTGGACTTCATGGTCGCCGAGTGCTGCGCCGACGCCACCGTGCCCAAGGATACCAAGTCCGCCGCCTGA
- a CDS encoding ArsR/SmtB family transcription factor → MDSENAILALGALAQATRLEAFRLLAAHEPDGMAAGAIADALAVPQNTMSSHLAILARAGLISARRHSRSIVYRADLARFQQIALFLIKDCCGGSPELCAPLIADLQPRCAPPAKTAARSRARAASR, encoded by the coding sequence ATGGATTCCGAAAACGCAATTCTCGCCCTCGGGGCGCTGGCGCAAGCGACCCGGCTGGAGGCGTTCCGGCTGTTGGCCGCGCACGAGCCGGACGGCATGGCGGCCGGCGCGATCGCCGACGCGCTGGCGGTGCCGCAGAACACGATGTCGTCGCATCTGGCGATCCTGGCGCGCGCCGGGCTGATCAGCGCGCGCCGCCACAGCCGCTCCATCGTGTATCGCGCCGACCTCGCGCGGTTTCAGCAGATCGCGCTGTTCCTGATCAAGGATTGCTGCGGCGGCAGCCCCGAACTATGTGCGCCGCTGATCGCCGATTTGCAGCCGCGCTGTGCGCCGCCAGCGAAGACCGCCGCGCGCAGCCGCGCGCGCGCGGCATCGCGTTGA
- the arsC gene encoding arsenate reductase (glutaredoxin) (This arsenate reductase requires both glutathione and glutaredoxin to convert arsenate to arsenite, after which the efflux transporter formed by ArsA and ArsB can extrude the arsenite from the cell, providing resistance.) has translation MDVVIYHNPACGTSRNTLGLIRNTGIEPHVIEYLKCPPSRAMLEQLMVRAGLTLRQLIREKGTPYHELKLDDPELSYDQLMDAVTAHPILINRPLVVTPKGVRLCRPSETVLDLLPPQRGEFRKENGELVVTATGRRMATV, from the coding sequence ATGGACGTCGTCATCTACCACAATCCCGCCTGCGGAACCTCGCGCAACACGCTCGGCCTGATCCGCAATACCGGGATCGAGCCGCATGTGATCGAGTATCTCAAATGCCCGCCGAGCCGGGCGATGCTCGAACAGCTGATGGTTCGCGCCGGGCTGACGCTGCGGCAATTGATCCGCGAAAAAGGCACGCCGTATCACGAGCTGAAGCTCGACGACCCCGAGCTGAGCTATGACCAGCTGATGGATGCCGTGACGGCGCATCCGATCCTGATCAATCGCCCGCTGGTGGTGACGCCGAAAGGCGTGCGGCTGTGCCGGCCGTCCGAAACCGTGCTCGACCTGCTGCCGCCGCAACGCGGCGAATTCCGCAAAGAGAACGGCGAACTCGTCGTCACCGCCACCGGCCGCCGCATGGCGACGGTGTAA
- the arsB gene encoding ACR3 family arsenite efflux transporter, producing the protein MSTFERYLTLWVALCIAVGIGLGHVVPGLFQAVAAAEIAKVNLPVAVLIWLMIIPMLVKIDFAALARVREHWRGIGVTLFINWAVKPFSMAALAWLFIGWLFRDHLPADQINSYIAGLIILAAAPCTAMVFVWSNLIKGEPHFTLSQVALNDTIMVFAFAPIVGLLLGLSAITVPWDTLMISVALYIVVPVIIAQMLRRRVLAAGGEAGLQRLLGAVQPLSLVALLATLVLLFGFQGEQIIRQPLVIALLAVPILIQVYFNAGLAYLLNRLSGEQHCVAGPSALIGASNFFELAVAAAISLFGFESGAALATVVGVLIEVPVMLTVVWIVNRSKGWYEGEARAAVTTRPG; encoded by the coding sequence ATGTCCACCTTCGAACGCTATCTGACGCTGTGGGTCGCGCTGTGCATCGCCGTCGGCATCGGGCTCGGCCATGTCGTGCCCGGCCTGTTCCAGGCGGTCGCCGCCGCCGAGATCGCCAAGGTCAATCTGCCGGTGGCGGTGCTGATCTGGCTGATGATCATTCCGATGCTGGTGAAGATCGATTTCGCCGCGCTGGCGCGGGTGCGCGAGCATTGGCGCGGCATCGGCGTGACGCTGTTCATTAACTGGGCGGTGAAGCCGTTCTCGATGGCGGCGCTGGCCTGGCTGTTCATCGGCTGGCTGTTCAGGGATCATCTGCCGGCCGATCAGATCAATTCCTACATCGCCGGGCTGATCATTCTGGCCGCGGCGCCGTGCACCGCGATGGTGTTCGTGTGGTCGAACCTGATCAAAGGCGAGCCGCATTTCACGCTGAGCCAGGTAGCGCTGAACGACACCATCATGGTGTTCGCCTTCGCGCCGATCGTCGGCCTGCTGCTCGGCCTGTCGGCGATCACCGTGCCGTGGGACACGCTGATGATCTCGGTGGCGCTGTACATCGTGGTGCCGGTGATCATCGCGCAAATGCTGCGGCGGCGGGTGCTGGCGGCCGGCGGCGAGGCGGGATTGCAGCGCTTGCTCGGCGCGGTTCAGCCGCTGTCGCTGGTCGCCTTGCTGGCGACGCTGGTGCTGCTGTTCGGCTTCCAGGGCGAGCAGATCATCCGGCAGCCGCTGGTGATCGCGCTGCTCGCGGTGCCGATCCTGATCCAGGTGTATTTCAACGCCGGGCTCGCTTATCTGCTCAATCGCCTGAGCGGCGAGCAGCATTGCGTCGCGGGTCCCTCGGCGCTGATCGGCGCCAGCAACTTCTTCGAACTCGCGGTGGCCGCCGCGATCAGCCTGTTCGGCTTCGAATCCGGCGCGGCGCTGGCCACCGTGGTCGGCGTGCTGATCGAGGTGCCGGTGATGCTGACGGTGGTGTGGATCGTCAACCGCTCCAAGGGCTGGTACGAGGGCGAGGCGCGCGCCGCCGTCACGACCCGGCCGGGTTAG
- a CDS encoding HAD-IA family hydrolase yields MVEAVIWDFGGVLTTSPFEAFARFETERGLPIDIIRRTNAANHFENAWAKFERAEVDLDTFDALFAAESLALGAEVRGRDVIPLLSGELRPEMIEALRRIKANCKTGCITNNLPANAIGSASGRTLYVAEVMALFDHVIESAKIGLRKPDPKIYRMMTDTLGVDPANCVYLDDLGVNLKPARELGMTTIKVVSADQAIAELEAATGLTLRAG; encoded by the coding sequence ATGGTCGAGGCGGTGATCTGGGATTTCGGCGGGGTGCTCACGACCTCGCCGTTCGAGGCGTTCGCGCGGTTCGAGACCGAGCGCGGGCTGCCGATCGACATCATCCGCCGCACCAATGCGGCCAATCATTTCGAGAACGCCTGGGCCAAGTTCGAGCGCGCGGAAGTCGATCTCGACACCTTCGACGCGCTGTTTGCGGCGGAATCGCTGGCGCTCGGCGCCGAGGTTCGCGGCCGCGACGTGATCCCGCTGCTGTCCGGCGAATTGCGGCCCGAGATGATCGAGGCGCTGCGCCGGATCAAGGCGAACTGCAAGACCGGCTGCATCACCAACAATCTGCCCGCCAACGCGATCGGCTCGGCGTCGGGCCGCACGCTGTACGTCGCCGAGGTGATGGCGCTGTTCGATCACGTCATCGAATCCGCCAAGATCGGGCTGCGCAAGCCCGATCCGAAGATCTATCGGATGATGACCGATACGCTCGGCGTCGACCCGGCCAACTGCGTCTATCTCGACGACCTCGGCGTCAACCTGAAGCCGGCGCGCGAGTTGGGGATGACCACGATCAAGGTGGTCAGCGCCGATCAGGCGATCGCCGAGCTCGAGGCCGCGACCGGGCTGACGCTGCGGGCCGGCTAA
- a CDS encoding LysR family transcriptional regulator yields the protein MATINLRNVDLNLLIVFDAVYATGNISHAARQLALSQPAVSNALTRLREHFDDPLFVRAGRGVKPTLRSQQMIEPVREALRLIRQQFDGDRSLDLGSYKRTFRIVIVDPLEAMLMPTMLREISAHAPQVTIESRPPWNTNVADAIIAGTLDLACYTFPVSAPGLVFKTICPCDHVIVARRGHPKIGATLDAETFLSLAQVALIPELRGHTNIDRDITTRGGNRRIAYMVNKVWSMPGVVGSTDLVTVMPRRFAELMAPKFGLQIFESPIPISPQDYHMIWHEKNTDDPGHKWLRDTMVKAMQPDPAPAGLVPAAAAC from the coding sequence ATGGCGACGATCAATCTGCGTAATGTCGATCTCAATCTGCTGATCGTGTTCGACGCGGTGTATGCCACCGGCAATATCAGCCACGCCGCGCGGCAGCTGGCGCTGAGCCAGCCGGCGGTCTCGAACGCGCTGACGCGGTTGCGCGAGCATTTCGACGATCCGCTGTTCGTGCGCGCCGGCCGCGGCGTCAAGCCGACGCTGCGCTCGCAGCAGATGATCGAACCCGTGCGCGAAGCGCTGCGGCTGATCCGCCAGCAATTCGACGGCGACCGCAGCCTCGACCTCGGCTCCTACAAGCGCACCTTCCGGATCGTCATCGTCGATCCCCTGGAAGCCATGCTGATGCCGACGATGCTGCGCGAGATCAGCGCGCACGCGCCGCAGGTGACGATCGAATCCCGGCCGCCATGGAACACCAATGTCGCCGACGCTATCATCGCCGGCACGCTGGATCTGGCCTGCTACACCTTTCCGGTCAGCGCGCCGGGACTGGTGTTCAAGACCATCTGCCCGTGCGACCACGTCATCGTGGCGCGCCGCGGCCACCCGAAGATCGGCGCCACGCTGGACGCCGAGACCTTCCTGTCACTGGCTCAGGTCGCGCTGATCCCGGAACTGCGCGGCCACACCAACATCGATCGCGACATCACCACCCGCGGCGGCAACCGGCGGATCGCCTACATGGTCAACAAGGTGTGGTCGATGCCGGGCGTCGTCGGCAGCACCGACCTGGTCACCGTGATGCCGCGCCGGTTCGCCGAACTGATGGCGCCGAAATTCGGTCTGCAGATCTTCGAGTCGCCGATCCCGATCTCGCCGCAGGACTATCACATGATCTGGCACGAGAAGAACACCGACGACCCCGGCCACAAATGGCTGCGCGACACCATGGTGAAGGCGATGCAGCCCGATCCCGCGCCGGCCGGGCTGGTCCCGGCCGCAGCCGCGTGCTAG